A stretch of the Amycolatopsis sp. BJA-103 genome encodes the following:
- a CDS encoding response regulator transcription factor — translation MRVVIAEDAVLLREGVIRLLADEKIETVAAVDNGDDLLGAVKEHRPDLAIVDVRMPPTFTDEGLRAALGAREAIPGLPVLVLSQYVEESYAVELLSGGAGGVGYLLKERVADVGDFLDAVKRVAGGGTAIDPDVIAQLMARGRKNPLDALTARESEVLGLMAQGLSNNAIANSLVVSHGAVEKHIGNIFSKLGLEASSEEHRRVRAVLTYLGR, via the coding sequence ATGCGGGTTGTCATCGCCGAGGACGCGGTTCTGTTGCGCGAGGGGGTGATCCGGTTGCTCGCCGACGAGAAGATCGAGACCGTCGCGGCCGTGGACAACGGCGACGATCTGCTGGGCGCGGTCAAGGAGCACCGGCCGGATCTCGCGATCGTCGACGTACGGATGCCGCCCACCTTCACCGACGAGGGCCTGCGCGCGGCGCTGGGCGCCCGTGAGGCGATCCCCGGGCTGCCCGTTCTGGTGCTGTCGCAGTACGTCGAAGAGAGCTACGCCGTCGAGCTCCTGTCCGGCGGCGCGGGCGGAGTCGGTTACCTGCTCAAGGAACGCGTCGCCGACGTCGGGGATTTCCTCGACGCGGTCAAGCGCGTCGCCGGCGGCGGCACGGCCATCGACCCGGACGTCATCGCGCAGCTGATGGCCCGAGGCCGCAAGAACCCCCTCGACGCGCTCACCGCGCGCGAATCCGAGGTGCTCGGGCTGATGGCGCAGGGCCTGTCCAACAACGCCATCGCGAACTCGCTCGTCGTCTCGCACGGCGCCGTCGAGAAGCACATCGGCAACATCTTCTCGAAGCTCGGCCTCGAAGCGAGCTCCGAAGAACATCGCCGCGTCCGCGCGGTCCTCACTTACTTAGGACGCTGA